One Streptomyces sp. NBC_00102 DNA segment encodes these proteins:
- a CDS encoding cell wall metabolism sensor histidine kinase WalK, producing the protein MATSSAPLPAPPKPTWDPKQQDLTSPWLRPTIRIRLTLLYGGMFLIAGILLLAIIYMLAAQALHDAGGPAFQVSGTNVRISSTTCPQLAASQNNDQLNDAIKACTASQRQHALDSLLNRALLALVGLSIIAFAFGYAMAGRVLSPLGKITRTARRVAGTDLSRRIELDGPDDELKELSDTFDEMLDRLERAFTAQQRFVGNASHELRTPLAINRTLLEVHLSDPAAPPELQQLGKTLLATNERSEQLVEGLLLLARSENQIVERKPVDLAEVAERAIDQARAEAAQKGVEIRGERAPAVVQGNGVLLERIALNLVQNAVRYNAPEDGWVEVTTHFGPGQALLVVSNTGPVVPAYEIDNLFEPFRRLRTERTGSDKGVGLGLSIARSVARAHGGRIIAEPREGGGLVMRVTLPV; encoded by the coding sequence ATGGCCACGTCCTCGGCGCCGCTGCCGGCGCCTCCGAAACCCACCTGGGACCCCAAGCAGCAGGACCTCACCTCGCCCTGGCTGCGTCCCACCATCCGGATACGGCTGACGCTCCTCTACGGCGGGATGTTCCTGATCGCGGGCATCCTGCTGCTCGCGATCATCTACATGCTGGCCGCGCAGGCCCTGCACGACGCGGGAGGCCCCGCCTTCCAGGTGTCCGGCACCAACGTCCGGATCTCCAGCACGACGTGCCCCCAGCTGGCGGCCTCGCAGAACAACGACCAGCTCAACGACGCCATCAAGGCCTGCACGGCCTCCCAGCGCCAGCACGCGCTGGACAGCCTGCTGAACCGGGCCCTGCTGGCGCTCGTCGGGCTCAGCATCATCGCCTTCGCCTTCGGTTACGCGATGGCGGGCCGCGTCCTGTCCCCGCTCGGCAAGATCACCCGTACCGCCCGCAGGGTGGCCGGGACCGACCTGTCCCGCCGGATCGAGCTGGACGGGCCGGACGACGAGCTCAAGGAGCTCTCGGACACCTTCGACGAGATGCTGGACCGCCTGGAGCGCGCCTTCACCGCGCAGCAGCGGTTCGTCGGCAACGCCTCGCACGAGCTGCGGACCCCGCTGGCGATCAACCGCACCCTGCTGGAGGTCCACCTCTCCGACCCCGCGGCCCCGCCCGAGCTCCAGCAGCTGGGCAAGACGCTGCTCGCCACCAACGAGCGCAGCGAGCAGCTGGTGGAGGGCCTCCTGCTGCTCGCCAGGAGCGAGAACCAGATCGTCGAGCGGAAACCGGTCGACCTGGCCGAGGTCGCCGAGCGCGCCATCGACCAGGCCCGCGCGGAGGCGGCCCAGAAGGGCGTGGAGATCCGCGGCGAGCGCGCGCCCGCCGTGGTCCAGGGCAACGGCGTCCTGCTGGAGCGGATCGCCCTGAACCTCGTGCAGAACGCGGTGCGCTACAACGCGCCGGAGGACGGCTGGGTGGAGGTCACCACCCACTTCGGGCCCGGACAGGCCCTGCTGGTGGTCTCGAACACGGGGCCGGTGGTTCCCGCCTACGAGATCGACAACCTCTTCGAGCCGTTCCGCAGGCTCCGCACGGAGCGGACGGGGAGCGACAAGGGAGTCGGACTCGGCCTGTCGATCGCGAGATCCGTGGCCCGGGCCCATGGAGGCCGTATCATCGCGGAGCCCCGAGAGGGGGGCGGGCTCGTGATGCGCGTCACTCTGCCCGTCTGA
- the sepH gene encoding septation protein SepH, which produces MPELRVVAVSNDGTRLVLKAADSTEYTLPIDERLRAAVRNDRARLGQIEIEVESHLRPRDIQARIRAGASAEEVAQFAGIPVDRVRRFEGPVLAERAFMAERARKTPVRRPGENTGPQLGDAVQERLLMRGADKETVQWDSWRRDDGTWEVLLVYRVAGEPHSASWTYDPPRRLVQAVDDEARSLIGESDTAAPEPSFPFVPRIARLPRDRPLDRALDRQMDRHAEPEEYSGPTAAERDSLTSLLEAVPSFRGDMVVPERPTQPEPAAIEPAVEEPAADEPPAAAAGAGSAYADVLMPRAVAGHRDRLTGTTDRQAEADGVRPGRRAAVPSWDEIVFGTRRKKQD; this is translated from the coding sequence ATGCCCGAACTGCGTGTCGTGGCCGTCTCCAACGACGGCACACGACTGGTGCTCAAGGCTGCGGACAGCACGGAGTACACGCTTCCGATCGACGAGCGTCTCCGTGCCGCGGTGCGCAACGACCGAGCGCGGCTCGGACAGATCGAGATCGAGGTGGAGAGCCACCTCCGCCCGCGGGACATCCAGGCCCGGATACGAGCCGGTGCCTCCGCCGAGGAGGTCGCCCAGTTCGCCGGGATTCCCGTCGACCGTGTCCGCCGCTTCGAGGGCCCCGTGCTCGCGGAGCGCGCCTTCATGGCCGAGCGGGCCCGGAAGACCCCCGTGCGCCGTCCCGGCGAGAACACCGGACCCCAGCTCGGCGACGCCGTGCAGGAGCGTCTGCTGATGCGCGGCGCGGACAAGGAAACGGTTCAGTGGGACTCCTGGCGCCGCGACGACGGCACCTGGGAAGTCCTGCTCGTCTACCGCGTCGCGGGCGAACCGCACTCCGCGAGCTGGACCTACGATCCGCCGAGGCGGCTGGTCCAGGCCGTCGACGACGAGGCGCGTTCCCTCATCGGCGAATCGGACACCGCGGCCCCTGAGCCGAGCTTCCCGTTCGTGCCGAGGATCGCCCGGCTGCCCAGGGACCGCCCGCTGGACCGGGCCCTGGACCGGCAGATGGACCGGCACGCCGAACCGGAGGAGTACTCCGGTCCGACGGCCGCCGAACGCGATTCGCTGACCAGCCTGCTGGAGGCGGTACCGAGCTTCCGGGGCGACATGGTCGTCCCCGAGCGGCCCACGCAGCCCGAGCCCGCCGCGATCGAGCCGGCCGTCGAGGAGCCCGCGGCGGACGAGCCTCCGGCCGCGGCGGCGGGCGCCGGTTCCGCGTACGCCGACGTGCTGATGCCGCGCGCCGTCGCGGGTCACCGTGACCGGCTGACCGGGACCACGGACCGTCAGGCCGAGGCGGACGGCGTACGTCCGGGCCGCCGGGCCGCCGTACCCAGCTGGGACGAGATCGTCTTCGGGACCCGGCGCAAGAAGCAGGACTGA
- a CDS encoding MFS transporter translates to MACIGVFVAYFPITTVSVSLPVIQKALGASTSDLSWVSDAFVLPVAALILTAGVFGDVHGRKKVFQAGLALCAAGAAVSLCAQSITMIWIGQALSGAGAAALLPMTLALISHVVPDHRERGKFIGLWTTFLMGALAVGPLIAGTITAHADWRWIFLLPIPLSLAAMAAGARLLDDSRSPYPRKLDWPGQITAAVAITALVYGVIEGGASSFTEPQVLVALAFAVICGTAFVLAERRSDSPMLDLRIFRSPAFTGSTLVVMISFLGLIGFFFVLSLYFGMVQQLSTLEAGLRLLMVTVMPLILGAVFGRIAQRLSARLLIAGGLLIATVALCTLTTIGIDTSFASLAWRLALLGTGLGIAFPCITATAVGSVPPHQAGMAAAGNNAFRQVGAALGPAILGALLTTKAVGALPGHLTEQGLTGATGERITEAVDRGGLEAVAGMPLGADTGRALHALSLSFVDGLHLCLVVSAVLMLCGAIVAAATLRSRAAAPSVPAAGSTDQVRAVDGVARTGAPAAASTGPDRA, encoded by the coding sequence ATGGCCTGCATAGGCGTGTTCGTGGCCTACTTCCCCATCACGACGGTGTCGGTGAGTCTGCCCGTCATCCAGAAAGCGCTCGGCGCTTCCACCTCGGACCTCTCCTGGGTCTCGGACGCTTTCGTCCTCCCGGTGGCCGCTCTGATCCTGACCGCCGGTGTCTTCGGCGACGTGCACGGCCGCAAGAAGGTCTTCCAGGCGGGACTCGCCCTCTGCGCCGCCGGTGCCGCCGTCTCGCTCTGTGCCCAGTCGATCACCATGATCTGGATCGGACAGGCCCTCTCCGGAGCAGGTGCCGCCGCACTGCTGCCGATGACCCTCGCGCTCATCAGCCATGTCGTCCCCGACCACCGCGAACGCGGAAAGTTCATCGGTCTCTGGACGACCTTCCTCATGGGCGCGCTCGCCGTCGGCCCGCTGATCGCCGGCACGATCACTGCCCACGCGGACTGGCGGTGGATCTTCCTCCTGCCCATCCCGCTCTCCCTCGCGGCGATGGCCGCCGGTGCCCGGCTGCTCGACGACTCCCGGTCGCCTTACCCCCGCAAGCTCGACTGGCCCGGCCAGATCACCGCGGCCGTCGCCATCACGGCCCTGGTCTACGGGGTCATCGAGGGCGGAGCGTCCTCCTTCACCGAGCCGCAGGTCCTCGTGGCCCTGGCGTTCGCGGTGATCTGCGGGACCGCCTTCGTACTGGCCGAGCGCCGCAGCGACAGCCCGATGCTGGACCTGCGCATCTTCCGCAGCCCGGCCTTCACCGGCTCCACGCTGGTGGTCATGATCAGCTTCCTCGGGCTGATCGGCTTCTTCTTCGTGCTCAGCCTCTACTTCGGCATGGTGCAGCAGCTCAGCACCCTGGAGGCGGGACTGCGTCTCCTCATGGTCACGGTCATGCCGCTCATCCTCGGTGCCGTCTTCGGCCGGATCGCCCAGCGGCTCTCGGCCCGACTGCTGATCGCCGGTGGGCTGTTGATTGCCACGGTGGCGCTCTGCACGCTGACCACGATCGGCATCGACACCTCCTTCGCCTCGCTTGCCTGGCGGCTCGCCCTGCTCGGCACGGGCCTGGGCATCGCCTTCCCCTGCATCACCGCCACCGCCGTGGGCTCCGTACCGCCCCACCAGGCCGGCATGGCGGCGGCGGGCAACAACGCCTTCCGGCAGGTCGGCGCCGCCCTCGGCCCCGCCATCCTGGGCGCGCTGCTGACCACGAAGGCCGTCGGAGCCCTCCCCGGGCACCTGACCGAACAGGGGCTCACGGGGGCGACCGGCGAGCGCATCACCGAGGCCGTCGACCGCGGGGGCCTCGAAGCCGTCGCCGGGATGCCGCTGGGCGCCGACACCGGGCGCGCCCTCCACGCACTGTCGCTCTCCTTCGTGGACGGCCTCCACCTCTGCCTCGTCGTCTCCGCCGTCCTCATGCTGTGCGGTGCGATCGTCGCGGCCGCCACCCTGCGCTCCCGCGCGGCCGCACCCTCCGTCCCCGCGGCGGGAAGCACCGACCAGGTCCGGGCCGTCGACGGCGTGGCGCGCACGGGCGCGCCGGCCGCCGCGAGTACCGGGCCGGACCGCGCCTGA
- a CDS encoding response regulator transcription factor — MRVLVVEDEQLLADAVATGLRREAMAVDVVYDGAAALERVGVNDYDVVVLDRDLPLVHGDDVCRKIVELGMPTRVLMLTASGDVSDRVEGLELGADDYLPKPFAFSELTARVRALGRRTTVALPPVLERAGIKLDPNRREVFRGEQEIQLAPKEFAVLEVLMRSEGAVVSAEQLLEKAWDENTDPFTNVVRVTVMTLRRKLGEPPVIITVPGSGYRI, encoded by the coding sequence GTGCGCGTACTCGTCGTCGAGGACGAGCAGCTGCTCGCCGACGCGGTGGCCACCGGACTCCGCCGCGAGGCGATGGCCGTCGACGTGGTCTACGACGGAGCGGCGGCCCTGGAACGGGTCGGGGTCAACGACTACGACGTCGTGGTGCTCGACCGGGACCTCCCGCTCGTGCACGGGGACGACGTCTGCCGCAAGATCGTCGAGCTGGGCATGCCCACCCGGGTGCTCATGCTCACCGCCTCCGGCGACGTCTCCGACCGGGTCGAAGGCCTGGAACTGGGGGCCGACGACTACCTCCCCAAGCCCTTCGCCTTCAGTGAGCTGACCGCCCGGGTCCGCGCGCTGGGCCGCCGTACGACGGTGGCGCTGCCGCCCGTCCTGGAGCGGGCCGGCATCAAGCTCGACCCCAACCGCCGCGAGGTCTTCCGGGGCGAGCAGGAGATCCAGCTCGCGCCGAAGGAGTTCGCCGTGCTGGAGGTCCTGATGCGCAGCGAGGGCGCCGTGGTCTCGGCCGAGCAGCTGCTGGAGAAGGCGTGGGACGAGAACACCGACCCCTTCACCAACGTCGTGCGGGTGACCGTCATGACGCTGCGCCGCAAACTCGGTGAGCCTCCCGTCATCATCACCGTCCCCGGCTCCGGTTACCGGATCTGA
- a CDS encoding VOC family protein produces MTEAVSRRTPGTPCWVSLIVHGLSATQDFYGALFGWEFKPGPEQLGPYVRGRLRGEEIAGIGQLPPDRHLPIAWTTYLATDDADATAETIRSCGGTVAVGPLDAGPAGRLAIASDPNGAVFGVWEAARHLGTRVWGAPGTPVWNELITRETSSVAKFYQAVFGYEIQAVVSADFDYQTLHLDGRPVAALHGVGHALPRDRGPHWMTYFEVEDTDLAAARVVELGGHILQPPREGTSGRLATVSDPEGAAFTIVRSSER; encoded by the coding sequence ATGACCGAGGCTGTCTCCCGGCGCACGCCCGGCACGCCCTGCTGGGTGAGCCTGATCGTGCACGGCCTGAGCGCCACCCAGGACTTCTACGGCGCCCTCTTCGGATGGGAGTTCAAGCCCGGTCCCGAGCAGCTCGGCCCGTACGTCCGCGGCCGGCTCCGGGGCGAGGAGATCGCGGGTATCGGCCAGCTCCCCCCGGACCGCCATCTGCCGATCGCGTGGACCACCTACCTCGCGACCGACGACGCGGACGCCACCGCCGAGACGATCCGGTCCTGCGGCGGCACGGTGGCGGTCGGCCCCCTCGACGCGGGTCCGGCGGGGCGGCTGGCCATCGCCTCCGACCCGAACGGAGCGGTCTTCGGCGTCTGGGAGGCCGCCCGGCACCTGGGGACGCGGGTCTGGGGAGCACCGGGCACCCCGGTCTGGAACGAGCTGATCACCCGGGAGACCTCCTCGGTCGCCAAGTTCTACCAGGCGGTGTTCGGTTACGAGATCCAGGCGGTCGTCTCCGCCGACTTCGACTACCAGACCCTGCACCTGGACGGCCGGCCGGTGGCGGCCCTGCACGGTGTCGGGCACGCCCTGCCGCGCGACCGGGGCCCGCACTGGATGACGTACTTCGAGGTCGAGGACACCGACCTGGCGGCGGCCCGCGTGGTGGAGCTCGGCGGGCACATCCTGCAGCCGCCCCGCGAGGGCACGAGCGGCCGGCTGGCCACGGTCTCGGACCCGGAGGGCGCGGCCTTCACCATCGTGCGGAGCAGCGAGCGCTGA
- a CDS encoding sulfurtransferase, whose amino-acid sequence MKSIITASEYAGESAGPRPPVVLDVRWQLGGPNGRTAYEAGHLPGAVYVDLETELAGPAGAGGGRHPLPDPESFGASMRRAGVFADRPVVVYDGGQGWAAARAWWLLRWAGHHDVRVLDGGLAAWDGELSTEVPAPGEGDFRPKPGELPVLDADGAAALARTGVLLDARAGERYRGEVEPIDRVGGHIPGALSAPTVENVGEDGRYLPAALLAERFAALGATGDGEVGVYCGSGVSGAHEVLALEIAGLRAALYPGSWSEWTSDESRPVATGPDPR is encoded by the coding sequence ATGAAGTCCATCATCACCGCATCCGAATACGCGGGCGAGTCGGCAGGACCCCGCCCGCCCGTGGTCCTCGACGTCCGCTGGCAGCTGGGCGGCCCGAACGGCCGGACCGCCTACGAGGCCGGGCACCTCCCCGGAGCCGTCTACGTCGACCTGGAGACGGAGCTGGCGGGCCCGGCCGGAGCCGGTGGCGGCCGCCACCCGCTGCCCGACCCGGAGAGCTTCGGTGCCTCGATGCGCCGGGCGGGAGTCTTCGCGGACCGGCCCGTGGTGGTCTACGACGGCGGTCAGGGCTGGGCCGCGGCCCGCGCCTGGTGGCTGCTGCGCTGGGCGGGGCACCACGACGTCCGGGTGCTGGACGGGGGTCTCGCGGCGTGGGACGGCGAGCTGTCCACCGAGGTCCCGGCTCCCGGCGAGGGTGACTTCCGGCCGAAGCCGGGGGAGCTGCCGGTGCTCGACGCCGACGGTGCGGCGGCCCTGGCCCGTACCGGTGTGCTGCTCGACGCACGTGCCGGCGAGCGCTACCGCGGAGAGGTCGAACCGATCGACCGGGTGGGCGGTCACATTCCCGGCGCCCTCTCGGCGCCGACCGTGGAGAACGTGGGCGAGGACGGCCGCTACCTGCCTGCCGCGCTGCTCGCCGAACGCTTCGCCGCGCTCGGCGCCACCGGGGACGGGGAGGTCGGCGTCTACTGCGGATCGGGTGTGTCCGGCGCCCACGAGGTGCTCGCCCTGGAGATCGCCGGCCTGCGGGCCGCGCTGTACCCGGGCTCCTGGTCGGAGTGGACCTCGGACGAGTCGCGCCCGGTCGCCACGGGGCCCGACCCTCGTTAG
- a CDS encoding ferrochelatase — translation MSDLRDPAPYDALLLLSFGGPEGPDDVVPFLRNVTHGRGIPEERLKEVGKHYFLFGGVSPINAQNRDLLEALRKDFADHGLDLPVYWGNRNWAPYLTDTLREMTEAGHRRILVLATSAYASYSGCRQYRENLAEALETLRAEGLTVPRVDKLRHYFNHPGFVGPMTDGVLASLESLTEEERAGAHLAFTTHSIPVSAADTSGPLEAHGDGGAYVAEHLDVARVIVEAVREETGVEYPWRLVYQSRSGAPHIPWLEPDICDHLETLHGEGVPAVVMAPIGFVSDHMEVLYDLDTEATAKAAELGLPVRRSATVGADPRFAAAVRDLVLERAATEQGYRADRCALGALGPSHDLCPAGCCPARAPKPAAAGADSPFS, via the coding sequence ATGTCCGATCTGCGCGACCCCGCACCCTACGACGCCCTGCTGCTCCTCTCCTTCGGCGGCCCCGAAGGCCCGGACGACGTGGTTCCGTTCCTCCGGAACGTCACCCACGGCCGGGGCATCCCCGAGGAGCGGCTGAAGGAGGTCGGTAAGCACTACTTCCTCTTCGGCGGCGTCAGCCCGATCAACGCCCAGAACCGGGACCTCCTGGAAGCGTTGCGCAAGGACTTCGCCGATCACGGGCTGGACCTCCCGGTGTACTGGGGCAACCGCAACTGGGCCCCGTACCTGACCGACACGCTGCGCGAGATGACCGAGGCGGGCCACCGCAGGATCCTGGTCCTCGCGACGAGCGCCTACGCCTCCTACTCGGGCTGCCGGCAGTACCGCGAGAACCTCGCCGAGGCGCTGGAGACCCTGCGGGCCGAAGGCCTGACGGTGCCGCGCGTGGACAAGCTGCGTCACTACTTCAACCACCCCGGCTTCGTCGGCCCCATGACCGACGGTGTACTCGCCTCGCTCGAGAGCCTCACCGAAGAGGAGCGGGCCGGGGCCCACCTGGCCTTCACCACGCATTCGATTCCCGTGTCGGCGGCCGACACCTCCGGGCCGCTGGAAGCACACGGCGACGGCGGCGCCTACGTCGCCGAGCACCTCGACGTGGCCCGGGTGATCGTCGAAGCGGTGCGCGAGGAGACCGGTGTCGAGTACCCCTGGCGGCTCGTCTACCAGTCGCGCAGCGGCGCCCCGCACATCCCGTGGCTGGAGCCCGACATCTGCGACCACCTGGAGACCCTGCACGGCGAGGGTGTCCCGGCCGTCGTGATGGCCCCCATCGGGTTCGTCTCGGACCACATGGAGGTCCTCTACGACCTCGACACCGAGGCCACCGCGAAGGCCGCCGAACTCGGACTGCCCGTCCGCCGGTCCGCCACGGTCGGGGCCGACCCGCGTTTCGCGGCCGCCGTACGCGACCTCGTGCTGGAGCGCGCCGCCACCGAGCAGGGGTACCGCGCGGACCGCTGCGCGCTCGGTGCCCTCGGGCCCTCGCACGACCTCTGCCCGGCCGGCTGCTGCCCGGCCAGGGCGCCGAAGCCGGCCGCCGCGGGTGCCGACAGCCCGTTCTCCTGA
- a CDS encoding inositol monophosphatase family protein has translation MTDPLLAELLELARTAAARAGALLRDGRPADLGVAATKSSPIDVVTEMDIAAEKLITGYLSEHRPEDGFLGEEGASREGTSGVRWVIDPLDGTVNYLYNLPTWAVSIAAELDGERVVGVVEAPMRGETFHAVLGGGAYVNGTALRCRPAPPLDQALVSTGFNYVATVRTHQADVAQRLIPRLRDIRRGGSAAIDLCDVAAGRLDGYYERGLHPWDLAAGDLIAREAGALTGGRPGLPADGDLTVAASPGVFEPLQKILEELGAWHD, from the coding sequence GTGACCGACCCCCTGCTCGCCGAACTCCTCGAACTCGCCCGGACCGCCGCCGCCCGCGCCGGAGCCCTGCTGCGTGACGGCCGTCCCGCCGACCTGGGGGTGGCCGCCACCAAGTCGAGCCCCATCGACGTCGTCACCGAGATGGACATCGCCGCCGAGAAGCTGATCACCGGCTACCTCTCCGAGCACCGACCCGAGGACGGCTTCCTCGGCGAGGAGGGCGCGAGCCGCGAGGGCACCAGCGGTGTCCGCTGGGTCATCGACCCGCTGGACGGGACGGTGAACTACCTCTACAACCTGCCGACCTGGGCCGTCTCGATCGCCGCCGAACTCGACGGGGAGCGGGTCGTGGGTGTGGTCGAGGCCCCGATGCGCGGCGAGACCTTCCACGCGGTGCTCGGCGGGGGCGCGTACGTGAACGGCACCGCGCTGCGCTGCCGCCCCGCGCCGCCGCTGGACCAGGCGCTGGTGTCGACCGGCTTCAACTACGTCGCCACCGTCCGCACCCACCAGGCCGACGTGGCCCAGCGGCTGATCCCCCGGCTGCGGGACATCCGGCGCGGGGGCTCGGCCGCCATCGACCTGTGCGACGTGGCCGCCGGCCGGCTCGACGGCTACTACGAGCGCGGACTCCACCCGTGGGACCTGGCGGCGGGCGACCTGATCGCCCGCGAGGCAGGGGCGCTCACCGGTGGACGCCCCGGCCTGCCCGCCGACGGGGACCTGACGGTGGCCGCCTCGCCGGGCGTCTTCGAGCCGCTCCAGAAGATCCTGGAAGAGCTGGGCGCCTGGCACGACTGA
- a CDS encoding D-arabinono-1,4-lactone oxidase, translating into MTSTDAGTTRAWRNWAGNVTARPVREVSPASVDELADAVRRAAEDGLRVKPVGTGHSFTAAAATDGVLVRPDLLTGIRGIDREAMTVTVEAGTPLKRLNAALAREGLSLTNMGDIMEQTVAGATSTGTHGTGRDSASIAAQIRALELVTADGSVLRCSERENPEIFAVARIGLGALGVITAITFAVEPVFLLTAREEPMTFDAVTSGFDELVTENEHFEFYWFPHTGNCNTKRNNRSAGPSAPPGRISGWIEDELLSNGIFQVACSVGRAFPAAIPSIARISSRALSARTYTDIPYKVFTSPRRVRFVEMEYALPREAAVAALRELKAMVDRSPLRISFPVEVRTAPADDIALSTASGRESAYIAVHLYRGTPHQAYFTAVERIMTAHGGRPHWGKVHTRDAGYLAEVYPRFGEFTAVRDRLDPDRLFGNDYLRRVLGD; encoded by the coding sequence ATGACCAGCACCGACGCAGGGACGACGCGCGCGTGGCGCAACTGGGCGGGGAACGTCACCGCCCGGCCGGTACGGGAGGTCTCGCCCGCCTCCGTCGACGAGCTCGCCGACGCGGTGCGCCGGGCCGCCGAGGACGGGCTGCGGGTGAAGCCGGTCGGCACGGGTCACTCGTTCACGGCCGCGGCCGCGACCGACGGGGTGCTCGTCCGCCCCGACCTGCTCACCGGCATCCGCGGGATCGACCGGGAGGCGATGACGGTCACCGTGGAGGCGGGCACTCCGCTCAAGCGGCTCAACGCCGCTCTCGCCCGGGAGGGCCTGTCGCTCACCAACATGGGCGACATCATGGAGCAGACCGTCGCCGGGGCGACCTCCACCGGCACCCACGGCACGGGCCGCGATTCGGCGTCCATAGCCGCGCAGATCCGGGCCCTGGAGCTGGTCACCGCGGACGGCTCGGTGCTGCGCTGCTCCGAGCGGGAGAACCCGGAGATCTTCGCGGTCGCGCGGATCGGGCTCGGCGCGCTGGGCGTGATCACCGCGATCACCTTCGCCGTGGAACCGGTCTTCCTGCTGACCGCCCGCGAGGAGCCGATGACCTTCGACGCGGTGACCTCCGGCTTCGACGAGCTGGTCACCGAGAACGAGCACTTCGAGTTCTACTGGTTCCCGCACACCGGCAACTGCAACACCAAGCGCAACAACCGCAGCGCGGGCCCCTCCGCCCCGCCCGGCCGGATCAGTGGCTGGATCGAGGACGAGCTCCTCTCCAACGGGATCTTCCAGGTGGCCTGTTCGGTGGGCCGGGCCTTCCCGGCGGCCATCCCCTCGATCGCCCGGATCTCCAGCCGGGCCCTGTCGGCCCGTACCTACACCGACATCCCCTACAAGGTGTTCACCAGCCCGCGCCGGGTGCGCTTCGTGGAAATGGAGTACGCCCTTCCGCGCGAGGCCGCGGTGGCGGCGCTGCGAGAACTCAAGGCGATGGTGGACCGGTCGCCGCTGCGGATCAGCTTCCCGGTGGAGGTCCGTACCGCCCCCGCGGACGACATCGCCCTCTCCACGGCGTCCGGCCGCGAGAGCGCCTACATCGCCGTCCATCTCTACCGGGGCACTCCCCACCAGGCGTACTTCACCGCGGTCGAGCGGATCATGACGGCGCACGGGGGCCGTCCGCACTGGGGGAAGGTGCACACCCGGGACGCCGGATACCTCGCGGAGGTCTACCCGCGGTTCGGCGAGTTCACGGCGGTACGCGACCGGCTCGACCCGGACCGGCTGTTCGGCAACGACTACCTGCGGCGCGTGCTGGGCGACTGA
- a CDS encoding Lrp/AsnC family transcriptional regulator produces MALPDALDLKVMQALQLDGRASFVQIAEVLGVSDKTVARRFTGLRRDIGFRVVGMTDEIKLGRPSWIVRLRCTPDAAEPLAAALARRADTSYISLMSGGTEVMCAMRPRTQQERDELLLGRLPRTPRVIQVSAHCVLHLFYGGPSDWLNKISALTPGQEDALRPRFGEPPAGPVTLDAVDEALMGVLRGDGRAPMAELQSRTGQSEAVVKRRLDRLRRTGALYFDVEYDHEPLGHGVGAMLWLTVAPADLVAVGKSLAAHPEVAFAAAVSGRANIVATVHCRTTQELYAYLTDRIGATPGVQNTETVLTLRQVKVLTYDPRR; encoded by the coding sequence GTGGCCCTGCCCGACGCCCTGGACCTGAAGGTGATGCAGGCCCTTCAACTGGACGGCCGGGCCTCCTTCGTGCAGATCGCCGAGGTCCTCGGCGTCTCCGACAAGACCGTCGCGCGCCGCTTCACGGGGCTGCGCCGCGACATCGGGTTCCGGGTGGTCGGGATGACCGACGAGATCAAGCTGGGGCGGCCGAGCTGGATCGTCCGGCTGCGCTGCACCCCCGATGCCGCCGAACCGCTCGCCGCGGCGCTCGCCCGCCGCGCCGACACGTCCTACATCAGCCTCATGTCCGGCGGTACCGAGGTCATGTGCGCCATGCGGCCGCGTACCCAGCAGGAACGCGACGAACTCCTGCTCGGGCGGCTGCCGCGCACCCCGCGCGTCATCCAGGTCAGCGCCCACTGCGTACTGCACCTGTTCTACGGCGGCCCGTCGGACTGGCTGAACAAGATCAGCGCCCTGACCCCCGGGCAGGAGGACGCCCTGCGGCCACGGTTCGGGGAGCCTCCCGCCGGACCGGTGACCCTGGACGCCGTGGACGAGGCGCTGATGGGGGTGCTGCGCGGGGACGGCCGGGCCCCGATGGCCGAACTGCAGAGCAGAACCGGCCAGTCCGAGGCCGTGGTCAAACGGCGACTCGACCGGCTGCGCCGCACCGGGGCCCTCTACTTCGACGTCGAGTACGACCACGAACCGCTCGGCCACGGCGTGGGGGCCATGCTCTGGCTCACGGTGGCGCCCGCCGACCTCGTCGCGGTGGGGAAGTCGCTGGCGGCCCATCCCGAGGTTGCGTTCGCCGCGGCGGTCAGTGGCCGTGCCAACATCGTCGCCACCGTCCACTGCCGGACCACCCAGGAGCTGTACGCCTACCTGACGGACCGTATCGGCGCGACCCCCGGGGTCCAGAACACCGAGACCGTGCTGACCCTGCGTCAGGTCAAGGTGCTGACGTACGACCCCCGCCGCTGA
- a CDS encoding DUF4193 domain-containing protein has product MATDYDTPRKTDDDVDQDSLEELKARRSDKTASAVDVDEFDAAEGLELPGADLSNEELAVRVLPKQADEFTCMSCFLVHHRSQLAREKNGQPICRDCD; this is encoded by the coding sequence ATGGCAACGGATTACGACACCCCACGCAAGACCGACGACGACGTCGATCAGGACAGCCTGGAAGAGCTGAAGGCGCGGCGGAGCGACAAGACCGCGTCCGCCGTCGACGTCGACGAGTTCGACGCCGCGGAGGGCCTTGAACTGCCCGGCGCGGACCTGTCCAACGAGGAACTCGCCGTTCGCGTCCTGCCCAAGCAGGCCGACGAGTTCACCTGCATGAGCTGTTTCCTCGTGCACCACCGCAGCCAGCTGGCTCGCGAGAAGAACGGCCAGCCGATCTGCCGCGACTGCGACTGA